From the genome of Malus domestica chromosome 04, GDT2T_hap1, one region includes:
- the LOC103434315 gene encoding cysteine proteinase inhibitor 5-like: MHPHYVVAFFVLLVPLVTAVPGAWNPVNISDPSVIELGKWSVSEYNKNATKKLVFEKLVSGESVFRSGSLYALVLAAKNESLANPAENYLAGVWVQWWQQVKLTAFKYKGHEN; encoded by the coding sequence ATGCATCCTCACTACGTTGTCGCATTCTTTGTTCTACTTGTTCCTCTTGTCACCGCTGTTCCTGGCGCTTGGAACCCTGTAAACATTAGCGACCCATCTGTGATAGAGCTCGGAAAGTGGAGTGTTTCGGAGTACAACAAGAATGCCACAAAAAAGTTAGTATTTGAGAAACTGGTTTCGGGTGAATCCGTATTTCGATCAGGCAGTCTCTATGCGCTTGTTCTTGCGGCTAAGAATGAATCATTGGCTAATCCCGCTGAAAACTACTTAGCTGGTGTCTGGGTGCAATGGTGGCAACAAGTGAAATTGACAGCCTTTAAATACAAAGGCCATGAGAACTAA